The following DNA comes from Meles meles chromosome 8, mMelMel3.1 paternal haplotype, whole genome shotgun sequence.
TTGCTCAATGTTAATTCTCTGCCTCAGACTTCAGATCAGCTATTTgtctaaacaaataaacaaacaaaaaaaacaccaccaccaacaacaaaacctaGTTCTGTTTAGAAAgcaaatatttcctttcagaGAAATTTGGGGAATGAGGACACTCATTGCTACTGAGTTGTCATTATTGGTGGTATTATTtagaagagcaaaaataaattaattaattaaaattaaaattaaaaagtagtttCTCTCTAGATTTCTAATTCAAATTAAgatgaaaaggtttttttttttttttacttaccttTTCATACTTTAGAGCTGTAATTTTCCGTCATGCTGATAACTTTTGTTTCAATGCTGTTTTAACAGTTACttatatatactaaaataaacATCGTATATAGTGGGAAGGTATACTCAAAGTGCTGTCctttagaaaaaatgttttacacTGTTTGATCATGTTTCTGATATTATAAACAGATTTGTTGTTACcggttttcaaattttaaatatttatttttaccttttgaccTAAATATATGTCTTTTAAGACATGTCCAATATCTAATTTCCCCTAAGTCAAAGCTacaaagtaggggtgcctgggtggctcagtgggtaaaaaacctctgccttcagctgtggtcatgagccccccaccccccaccgccctgtgtccagctctctgctcagcggggagcctgcttcccttctgctctctgcctgcctctctgcctacttgtgatctctgtctgtcaaataaataaataaaatctttaaaaaaataaaaataaaaagctacaaaGTACATTCCTCAAAGTTTCCTTTCACCTCTTCCtatctttattaattttgtttcctttccctcttctagAAAAAGTTTTCTATGTCCTGTCTTTATTCCTTTAAGAAAATGAACTGGAGAACATGGAAAATGTCCTTCACAGCAATAAATATAAACGttcctctttccattttcatgACCAGATACTTTTTATTGTGACACATAGGTTACTTGGCCAACTTTATGCTGGATTGCATCCAGTAtgttgttattataaataatgctagtGAGTATATTATTTACAGTTTATCTGCTACTCTGTTTTTGGGAATGATTCCTAGGACCATCAATGTTGGAAGAGGATGAGTGTGTATGTAAGGTTGCTTGTAGCTCCTATTATGTGAATGTGTGATTTTCCTGACCCCAATGTATAAAATGTCTATTTCCCTGCAGATTCACTTACATGATATATCATTAAACTTTAGTAGGATTTCTGCCCTTCTATTAGGTGAGAAGTGATACCTCAGGGCAgatttcctttgtatttctattaGCTTGAGgctaaaaaaaatcctcaaatatttaaagggtattttttattccttttatataGACTACTTAATTATATTTCATGTCAACTTTCCTATAAAACTGTCATTTTCTTCTCCACTATATGTGGTATAAGTAGTGACTTTTTCtcagttttgtcattttaatttcctttatgttGTTTTGCCAAGAAGTTTTGTATATTCATGTaatccaagtttttttttttttttttaagattttatttatttatttgacggagagagagatcacaagcaggcagagaggcaggcagagagagaggaggaagcaggctccctgtggagcagagagcctgatgcggggctggatcccaggaccctgagatcatgacctgagccgaaggcagcggcttaatccactgagccacccaggcgccccatgtaatCCAAGTTTTGAACTTGCTTTTAGAACTCTCTTTTGGTGTGGGAAATAAGGAAGAGAtctagttttatcttttttcttcatatGGTTCTCTATTTGTCCCAATATGACACTGCTTTTAATAATAATGACTTTAAATTTAGCCTTCCTATtaccatttaatttaatttctaatgTATTTGTTACAgatattagttcttctttagTCATTCATATAAACATTAGAACAGAAACTTTGAAATATGATTCTTCAGTATTCCCAAATAGAACATATATTGCCTTCATTCCAGGCCTAATACATATCAACTAGACTAGATAATGCTTGTAGAGATTTCCAGACCTGATAATACTGAGAATACAGCCTTCTGAGTAATCCTATCCAAGCATAATGGAAGAATATTGAAATGACTCTAGAGATTGTCCCAGACAATCTAGGAGATTTGTGACCTCTCAGACTAATAGACTTGATAATACCATGAAAGGACACTAGATTTATAGTCAACAGAGTTGAGACCTTTTAATCATAGATCAATCATTTCAGCCATTTCTAGACTAGTTTCTTGAAACTTTGTGTCATTATTTACACAACAGATATTGTCCTTGCCCTGTGTACTTCTCAACACAAACTCTTTGAAGTGTAAGACCATCCATTCATAGAATTCATAAAGCCCAAAGAATTAAGGTGTCAGAAAAGAATCAGcaccctctcctttttttttttttaagattttatttatttatttgatagacagagattgcaactagtcagagagcaggcagggagagagaggaggaagcaggctccctgctgagcagagagcccaatgtggggcttgatcccaggaccctgggatcatgacctgagccaaaggcagaagctttaacccactgagccacccaggcgcccccagcactTTCTCTTTTTATCACACAGCATATCCATCTGCATCTCCCAAAAAAGACAGTGTTTTAgtgactacacacacacaaatttaaagGCAAGTAactatgatctctctgatataaggaacttgagaggaaggcaggagttgtagggatagagggaaaaaatgaaacaagatgggaccgggatgggagaaaaatcataagagactcttaatctcgagaaacaaactgagggttgcttggcaGGGAGATGGATAGGGTGactgagttatggacattggggagggtatatgctatggtgagtgctgtgaattgtgtaagactgatgattcacagatctgtacccttgaagcaaacaatacattatatgttaattaaaaaaaaaaagaagcaagtaaCTAGTCTTCATTTGTAGTAACAAATCAGAAAGGCGTTTTCTGTGGCAAGTTAACATGATCCTTCAGTACCTTTATTCCCCACACAGAATCATCTCTTGGGGCTTTGCAATATTTTATGTGTTTGCTTTTAGGCAATTTGAAGAGATAGAGGCTTTCTGAATCAAAATCCAGAATTACCTTACATCTTCAGGGGATTTGAGCTTACCAATTCACAATATAGTAAcattaaagtcatttaaaaaaacctCATGCAAATATATGCTAAAGGTTTTACAAGCCTCTGTTCCCATTGTTCATTGGGATTAAAAACTTCTGTTGAGATTAGTTCAGTGGAATGGGACTTTTGTGTCTATTAATTTCCAGAGGGCATCCTTCACATCTTTATTCCTCAGGCTATAGATCAGAGGATTCAGCATAGGGTTGACCACTGTGTAAAATACAGAGGCCACTTTGACAGTGTGCCTGGAGTTCTTGGAGTTGGGCACACAGTAGAGGGAAAGGATGGTCCCGTGGAAGATAGTGATGGCGGTCAGGTGGGAGGcacaggtggagaaggctttGCGACGCCCGCTGACAGAGCGGATATTAAGTacagtcacaaaaataaaaatgtacgaAGTGAGAATGATCAGTAGTGTGCTCACCTCATTGAAAGTGGCAAAGCCAAAGAGCAGCAGATGGGGAATGAGTACGTCAGAGCTCGAGGCAGCAAGGAGAGCAGTATATTCACAGAAAAAGTGGTTGATTATGTTTTGTCCAGAAAAGTTGAGCTGGAGAGCATAGCAGAGGAGTACCAAGGGACCAAACATACCCCAGAGATATGAGCCAGACACCAGCAGGGCACAGAGCCGCTGGGACATGACCACTGTATACAGCAGAGGGTTACAGATGGCCACgaagcggtcataggccatcactgCCAGCAGGAAGGATTCGGTCACCACAGCGGTGCAGGACAGGAAGTATTGCAACATGCAGCTAAAGTAGTAGATGCTTTTATCCGCCATGACCAGGTTCTCAAGCAGCTTGGGAGTCACGATAGAAGAGTAACAAAAATCAACCAAAGAAAGGTGGCtgaggaaaaaatacatgggCGTGTGAAATTTGGGGTTAATCTTGATGATTACTATCATCCCAAGATTTCCTACCACAGTGATAATGTACATAATCAGAAACACGAGGAAAAGAGGAATCTGAAGCTCTGGGTAATCGGTGAAACCCAGGAGGGCAAAGGTTGTCTCCACACTCAGATTTCTTACCGCCATCACCACAGTGCCCTCGAAAGGAGGTGAGGGGGCCAGGGTACAGGAAGAGGTTGTTTCTGTCAAAGAGAAATTTTGTGGAGTTAGTGACAAAAATACATGATGCTTTATggtacatacaaacacacacgtgtgcatgtatgtacacacacacacacacacacacacacacacaaatagggggagagagagagaatgaagctAGAGTTATCAGTCTTAGTTTCTTCCATACAGAACATGCCTCATGCAGATCTCCTACGAATATAACTGGGTCTCTGAGCTGAATCTCTGAAATGTCTCTGAATTTCTACTGCACTTTGTGTTTCCTTAGGAAATAattaccaggggtgcctgggtggctcagtcagttaagtttcttcttctttcagctcaggcatggtctcagggtcctaagattaagtcccacattggtttccctgctcagtggggatcctgcttctccctcccgctttgcccctcttcctgctccttctctctctcttcctctcactctctcccaaataagtaaataaataaaatcttaaaaaaaagaaataattaccgTATTACAGTATGTACATTCGCACATTAGCTAGTGGGGTAACATGTATGTAACTGATAGTAAATGTTCGCACATAAATGCATAAACTAGTGAAagtgtctttatatatatatattttattttgtttatttgacagagagaaatcacaactaggcagagaggcaggcagagagagaggaggctccccgcggaacagagagccccatgcggggctctatcctaggaccctgggatcatgacctgagccgaaggcagaggctttaacccactgagccacccaggcgccccaactaggGAAAGTGTCTTAAAAAACGTGCAATGGTTGCCCCAGAACTTACATTGCTACGATAACTTGCCTGtatacacaaatcaataaacTTACTAAGAAGATATGTTTCTATTCTAAGGTCAAAGCAAAATGTTAGAGAAATCTAGGAAAACAGCATTGCAATCTCATTTTAACACCTTTTGTTTAGTAAAGGCTACTTCTCCCGTTGAATGGATTAGCTCCTGAGGGGTTCAGAAGGACAATGCTTCCTTTTGATTTCTGAACAGAGGTTTATTAGGTTTACACCCGAAGGCTTAGTTTCCCTTAGAGCCCAGACATTATGTAGATAAGTCTATGGTTCCCAAGGTTTATCAGGTAGGAATCTCTTAAAACCAACTCATTTGTGAAAGTTTAAATGCCAATTTCAGGTGCATTTAAAGAGGATGTGAATAAATATCCATTTCCAGCTGGTAAATTCATTCTATTCTTTGTAAAAGGGTTGGAAATTGACTTAAAGCTGAATATTTCCATGAGGATTAACCTTTCTTTAATATTGTTGTGTTCACAATTGGATAGCATTTACTGTGATTTaacatgaaaagtaaaataaaagaagacccTAGTTACCATATCAGGAAAATAATAATCCCACAGTTCATAGAAAACTTGAATAAACTTACCTACTACAGAGAAACAGGTCACCACCCCCCTGTTTCTCTGTAAGCTGAGTATGACTGGGCCACTGAGGCTGTTATATCAAATACTTTCACCCTAGGGGCTCAAACTCTGGAGAATCACAAGAAACTCATTCCTCACAAGCATCAAAACAGGTAATTAAGGCAAAAGCCAGGTGTCATTTACAATTCTTAATGATTAAAATTTCCTCAAAATTACATGGGAAAATTGCAGCTTCAAATTGACTACCAGGCTTTGGTGGCAGGTAATTAAAATGCCCTCTGGATGAATAAAACTAAGGTGaggcattattttcctaatattGCCTCATCTGCACCAATTCAGTGGGCTCCTCGATTTTGCAGGGCACATATACTAATTTTAGGCAAGTTACAAAAACCCATCTACAAAGCTACCCAAAAGTCTGTCCATTTTGAGTGCATCCCAGATCAAGAGAAAATTCTAGTAAGTCCAGTCCTCCGTGCTAGCTGCTGTACTATTTGGGCCATATGACCCAGCATATGTAATTGtcatatatttgcaaataacaaatTATGTAGAATTTTGGATGAGACTTTATAGTGAATTACAAATCAGACTTTTGGGATTTTAAAGCAAAGCATTGACTCCCTTTGCAGATAACTATTCACTTTCTTAAAAAGAGCTTTTGGTTTGTTCGTGGAGCCTGATAGAGACTGAGTGATCTGACAATAGTCTACCAAATTACCATGCAATCCACACCTATCATCACAAACTAGATGTTGTCTGACTCACCAACTCATAACATAACAGCATTCCTGTTCCTGAAGACAGAAGTGAATACAGGAGCAAGTGATCCAGATACCTACAGTCCATACCCCTGTTGTATTGCTTTCTCCTTCAAAGCTTGAGCTTGTAGCCTCATGACGCATTCCCTATGACAACCCAAATATGGAAGAAAATGCTGGGCCTTATTTTCAGATGATTCTACACAGCATGCtggcaccacacacacacacacacacacacacacatgcacacatgcacacacacacacacacacacacacacacacacacacacaccattgtAGCTCTATAGTCCTGCCCTGGGGTGTTCCTGAAAAACAGCATTGAAGGaaaattcatttaacatttagAAATTCAAAAAGTATGCCTGGAATATTGGAATAGTTTTTTTACACTTGATTATGGGTTAGCTTTGTTGTCAATACTTTATAGGGATAGAAGAATCACCTCCAAAATGTGTTATGTGCATTAAATCTGAAGccagaaaacattgctatttctCCAATAATTTGTGGGACCCAAACTGGTGGGTCCAGGGTGGAAATGGAGGTGGCTCGTCTATGTATTATCCTTAATGATCCATCTGCTAAACCTCTGTTTCCAGTAAGAAACCATGAGCCTCAGTAGTTTAGAGGAGTAATGTTTCTACTAGGGAACACAGTGATGGATCCATGAAGCTGGAATTGTGACTTCTTTAAccccctccaaaaataataaaataataataataatcaaataaaaaatgcagTGGGAATGATGGCAAGTAGATTCTGGAGTAGAGGCATGGAGATGCCTTACAGTTTCCACTTCCAGTCTTTACACGCTGTACTGAGATCATCATATAAGGAAGCCAGTGTAACCTACGAGCAGATGAGAAACAGATACTCCAGCCAGGTCAGCACCGAGTCACCCAACAAAAGAGTGATTTCGTTTACAGTTTTAAGCCCCAGCAGAGCTTTCAAGTGATTGCAGCCACATGACGAGCCAAAGTGTGACTGGCAGAAGAATCCTGCCTTCAGGGGcatgttgatttcagctcaggttatgatcccagggtcgtaagatcaagccccacatgctagggcatggagcctgcttaagaataTCTCTCcttctagagagagagaatgacatgTGGTTTATGACACAAGAGAGAACAGTAGATTCCCTCACCTTTCGTCCACTAAACAGAACCCTAAACAAATTCTGCCTTTTCTACCCTTTCTCTCATCTCACAGCTTGTTCTCAACATCAgccaaagtttttcttttaaaattttagttagaCCAAATCACTCTTGTAAACCGCTGTGGTGTTTCCCCATTTCACTCAAAATAAAAGCCAAAGCTCTTAAAATGTACTACAAAACTCTGCTCGATCATGTTTCCTGTCTCTCTGACTTCCTTTCCTACTGTTCTTCACCTGGCTCACTCTTGCAGGAAATTTGTCTGCAAAGATTTGAATGATTCAGAGGAATTTTAAAAGGAGAGTATATTAGGAGCACAAGAATGACGAAAACTTTATTTAAGTGTTTCATATATTTACAAAATTGTGCTTGTTATAAAGTTTGTGCAGTTATTAAAAgttcataattaaaatattttatttaacatgatcaaaatgattttaataattattcAAATTGTTGCcaatggaaggaaagagaaacaagttCATTCTATAGGCTCTCTATGGACTCCACACATAGACAtgagtttatttcatttaaaataaaatctgttggTTAAAGTCTTGCTACCCAGAGTCGGGTCAAATGTCTAGGATCACTAACATCACTTGGATGTCTATTAGAAATGGAGAATCTTGGGCCCCTCACATGCCCACTGCATCCAAATCAGCACTTGATATCACCCTCAGATGaataataaagtttgaaaatcactggTTTTGATACTTTTGGTTTAATGGGAATTCTGGTGATTTGCCAAGATATTCCACTaaactaaaaatagataaatgaataaactaacatttttttctccctttctcttcatgGTTGCTGATCAcgtattttcctcttttattcacAAACAACCTAAGTCCAAAGAGAATTCACCCTTTTTCCATTCACAAGCCAATGTACCACAGCATATGTAATAAATCAGTTAGTTCTGAAGGGCAATGATTGATAATGGTTACTTTGTCATAAAGGTCTTGGAAGAGGaagtgtatatattttgtatcctttataaACACAATACTGCACACACATGGAGAAAGAGAATCATACAGTCCTCCCTGGTAGAATTAAAACAGAAAGTTGCTTCATTTCCCAGAGTGAACAAACCTTGAGTTGCATTATCTGAAAAGTATGCAATATAGTATATTAGTAATTGGTCAGAATAATATGGTAAAGTTATGTGGAATCTCTAATTTATAACTGAGGAAAATTTAAAGTAggatacttatttattttatgttttataattgtTTACTTTCACATGTAAGACAAAGGTTTCTGTTACTTCTACAGCATAAGAAGAAGTTAAAAAGTCATAATTAAGATAAACACACTTGCTCTTGGAGATGTGATTATCATTCAATTATAGTAACAATGTTGCATATCTGTACTGTGCATATCCTAGGAACCTTGTGTGATACAAATAATGATTagcaagaaagaaacagaacattttgatttttttttctaagtcagtCGTGGGTTAAGacaacaaatgaataattaattttttaaaaattttatttgtttgaaagagtgaggaagagaaaaagagagcaggaGTCAagccagggaggagcagagggagagggagagggaaagggagaagcagactccccgctgagcagggagcctgacaggaggctggatcccaggaccctgagatcatgacctgagcttaaggctgaggcttaacccactgggccacccattATTCAGGTGGCCCAGAATAATCAATTTTAGAGAACATTTCAGTCAAAATAGTTGCAACCATGCCATATTTGTCTGGCAGATGAAGCTACACCAGCAGGTAAAATGTGTAATTAACTAAAGATTAACCTTTAAAAGCAAAATTGGAATTATACAAACTATGCTTGAAATGTATTACAATATTCACTCCATTAGTAAATAGTATTTACAAAATCAGTTTTAACACATTAGATTGTGAGACATGTGAGAtaaacaactgatttttttgtttttggtcccTGTGGTAATCCTTTTGTAAATTtgtgtaaaataattttatttggtaATCAAAGTCATCATGTTTCACATCATTTcctatactataataaaagtacAAGAGAAGGTGCAAAGAATTTGGCCAGATCTTAGAAAAAGCGTCTCCAGGGTCATTGCTAATCTTCCATATTTTCATTCCTAGTTACTTATAACTTTTCAGAATTTCTCCATAACACTTAAATTTTCATTGCTTACATAGAActgaagaatgtttttaaaacgATTTACTATGCCAATATGCAATTCAAGAGACTTGGATGTTATGGTCTGATATTTACTGTTAAATAAGCTTCTTAGAATAGCTGTAGTAAATTACCACAAAtatggtggcttaaaacagtgGAAGGGCATTTCCTCACAGTTCTTGAGACCAGAAACCTGAAATCAAGGTTCTGGCAGCATCATGCTCCCTCTGATGTTGCTAGGGGAAAATCCTTCTTTACACCCTCCTAGAGCCATCTGGTTGGTAGTAACAAAACACTAAGCTTCACATAGCCTTCCCTGTGTgtccttttttctgtctcttataTGGACACACTTGTTGGATTTAGGGCCTGACCTAATCCAGCATGATCTCATCTCAATCCTTATCTTAATTACATCCACAAATATTCTATCttcaaataaggtcacgttcTGTGCTTCTTGGATGGACATGgatatttgggggtggggggcactatTCAATCTGCAATACTATGTTAGTTTGCATATGATTCATAGCTCTTTTACCAAACTTTGGGGtgagtagaaataaaataatcaaataaatggtTTATTAcaacaaaagatttaaaaatccaGCCAATTGACTAAATAACTTGAGTCCATCATCTCTACTAGAAACATTGGCCAGTTCTCAATATAATAAATCAAAGCTCTTTTGGGAATAAGAAACTTTGACAAAATCGTATTGAGTGATTCACTAACTTCCTTACACTCTCCTTCACATCTTTGTTTCGGAGGCTATAGATCAGAGGGTTCAGCATGGGAATCACCACTGTATAAAACAAAGAACCTACTTTTACTATGAGCCATGAGTTTTGGGAGTTGGGTACACAATAAAGGAACAGGATGGTCCCATGGAAGATGGTGATGGCGGTCAGGTGGGAGGCACAAGTGGAGAAGGCTTTTCGGCGCCCACCAGAAGAAGACATTTTTATGACcgtgacaaaaatgaaaatataagtcgTGAGGATGATGACCAGGCTGCTCACCTCATTGAATATGGCGATGACAAAACAAAGCATTTGGTTGATGTAAGGGtcagagcaggagacagagaCAATGACAGAATGCTCACAAACAAAGTTATTTATGATGTTAGACCCACAGAAGGATAATGTCAGGAGAAAGTAGGTGAGGGTCAGGGAAGAGACTAGACCCCATATGTACGGCCCTGCCACTAAGGATACACACAGCTTTGGGGACATAACAACCGTGTAGAGAAGAGGGTCACAAATGGCCACGAATCGGTCATAGGCCATTACGGCCAACATGAACGTTTCTGCCACTGCACATACGCAAGCCAAGAAGAACTGCATGATGCAGCCTATGAAGGAGATGGTTCTGTCTTCCACCACCAAGATCTCCAACAGTTTCGGTGTGACTGTGGTGGAATAACAGAAATCCACGAAGGACAAGTGgctgaggaaaaagtacatgggtgtgtggagttGGGGACTGACCCTAATGGTCATGATCATGCCCAGGTTTCCCACCACAGTCACTGTGTAGATGGTCAGGAAAACCAGGAACAAGGGAATCTGGAGGTGTGGGTATTCTGAGAAGCCCAGGAGGGTGAATGTGGCTCCAGTACTCTGATTTCCTTCTGCTAACAACATGATTGTGCTTGGAGAAAagcctgaaataaaataaaaatagtaacagtGATAATAATGATAGCACATTACTATGACATTTACCATGTGGCAGGCATTGtgctaaaactttaaaatatattgatcCAGATCCTCAAATAACAGGATATAATAAAATAAGGGGCCTCATATTTTACTTAAGGATGGGGAGGCATGTATAAGGTCAGGAATTTGACTGAGGTTACACAGCTTATCAGTGATGAGCTGGGTACAGAAGTTGATCCTGAGTGACAGAGCACAAATTAAGTTCAGGAACAGATGGGGAATTACTGTACATTGCTGTAGAAAACACATATCTTTCACATTTCCATCATTCTGAAGATCTGTCCTTTTTCAGAGCACTGACATAACCATGAAGATAAATTTAGCACTCAAGTTTATAAAGGAAGGATCAGAAGTAAAACATCAGAGGCAATAGTATCTCTCCAGCTAGGATGTTCAAATTGAAACTTATAAGAAAGACAGCCTTTAGAAGCCGCCATAAGATGTTGACAGAACGTAGCCCTAGCTGCATATCCTTAAGTTTCCTACTGATTCCATCCAGTTGCTACAATATGCCCCTCAGGGTTCCAAAAACAATTTAATAAcctggtaaaataaataaatttgcctTTGTGTCATGCTGTTCCCTCACTCCTGTGTTTCCTTTCCTATTTAACTATTTTCTCACTTACTATCATGGATGCTTTCAGCAGACTCCTCTAGATTCCATAATTATACCTTTTAatgttgtattaatttttaacCTGGTAACTTTACTAAACATACACAATATTAAATACTCATAGAGTATCTGAATTGGAGATTAACTTAAAATGTGTTTTGCTCAAGCTAGAGAATATGACAATAAACACCTATGGTTACATAATCACCCTAGAAATTTCTAGTAGGGACATTGGTTTCGATTAAAGCTACATATGTGATTATCTTGTGTGAGTCATATAATCTTTGTTTATTTGTACCTGTTATTTTGAGAAACCAAAGCATATTGTATTCACAAGCAGTTTATAACCACAGAAGTCTCTTTAAtcagggaggctgggtggctcagttggttaagactctgccttcagctcaggttctgatcccagggtcctgggatcaagccctacactgggctccctgctctgaagggggttgcctgcttcttcctcagcctctctctctctctctctctctatgcttctcatgaataaataaataaaacctaaaaaaaggtATCTTTaatcattcaaaataaaaatagatacatgtttgacatgtttagattttttttaaaagcctattaGCATGAATCTCATAAACAAAGACACTCTTAATTTTATCTGACCAGATCAAGGTAGAAAGAAACTATTATTTCATTCATAACTAACTGCTATTTGATAATACTCCTGAAAATATACTTTCCATGTGCAGAAAAAGAATCTGTGGGAAAGAGACAAAGAGCTAATGAAAGAAGCATGTGCTTGAAACCtagatttaaattcaatttcagGTTTTTTCACTTATTATGTGATCTTTGGTGACTGACTCAAATTTTCTGAGCTTCAATTTTGACAATAATAATGATGGAATTATACATATTGCACGGTGTCCAAGCATTAAATTAGGAAATGATATTCATATACTTAGCACAGAGTCTAAAAATTGTGGAATCCAGGAGATGTGGCCTTATACActctcacctttaaaaaaaaattcttagggcGATGactaattaatattattttcaatccttatattattaaaaatataaaaaaatgaatcaagggCCAAAGTGGTCAGCAATAGATGTGGGTGCCATTTGGTGCACATGGGGAAGACCGGTTTTCTTTCCTGAATCATCTTCTGACACTCTTCATCTTATTTTGCCAATTACTGTCCTTCAGTAAATTCTCTCTGTTTCCCCCTTCGCTTTCTCATTATTGTCTGattctttcctgtcttccttaTC
Coding sequences within:
- the LOC123948606 gene encoding olfactory receptor 5D13-like; amino-acid sequence: MLLAEGNQSTGATFTLLGFSEYPHLQIPLFLVFLTIYTVTVVGNLGMIMTIRVSPQLHTPMYFFLSHLSFVDFCYSTTVTPKLLEILVVEDRTISFIGCIMQFFLACVCAVAETFMLAVMAYDRFVAICDPLLYTVVMSPKLCVSLVAGPYIWGLVSSLTLTYFLLTLSFCGSNIINNFVCEHSVIVSVSCSDPYINQMLCFVIAIFNEVSSLVIILTTYIFIFVTVIKMSSSGGRRKAFSTCASHLTAITIFHGTILFLYCVPNSQNSWLIVKVGSLFYTVVIPMLNPLIYSLRNKDVKESVRKLVNHSIRFCQSFLFPKEL
- the LOC123948605 gene encoding olfactory receptor 5D14, with the protein product MRHEATSSSFEGESNTTGVWTVETTSSCTLAPSPPFEGTVVMAVRNLSVETTFALLGFTDYPELQIPLFLVFLIMYIITVVGNLGMIVIIKINPKFHTPMYFFLSHLSLVDFCYSSIVTPKLLENLVMADKSIYYFSCMLQYFLSCTAVVTESFLLAVMAYDRFVAICNPLLYTVVMSQRLCALLVSGSYLWGMFGPLVLLCYALQLNFSGQNIINHFFCEYTALLAASSSDVLIPHLLLFGFATFNEVSTLLIILTSYIFIFVTVLNIRSVSGRRKAFSTCASHLTAITIFHGTILSLYCVPNSKNSRHTVKVASVFYTVVNPMLNPLIYSLRNKDVKDALWKLIDTKVPFH